The following coding sequences lie in one Oryza brachyantha chromosome 10, ObraRS2, whole genome shotgun sequence genomic window:
- the LOC102707437 gene encoding uncharacterized protein LOC102707437 isoform X2: protein MWAMAWDFIIPQALLHMIIHNSLRCAKVALEGQAPELEGFRAYPNCATQYGFFPLHEAAEIFSVDMTKLLLQYGASANIRTSGSRVIEGLLPINVAVENTCMHKYLDDNLFPNELCPNYCKADTNDIYKLIHLLCLPEMKIFLDTTRLLAENTNDLISEICNYIKHGKIVHTAVLLLVAQGHIRGSCSCKRNGNVKPDGFSYIIRYIAEHNNDIKLERVHNKKEYQKLKEKYISSTLWLVEAISVAGRSLSEYIQGYSKEPAPHEEVIERVSSILKFYGFCPTGEGISIESLKLSPYKLPLPIVNETKKRRGKASKVAAGERVAVGKELPRSWDLVCKRRKFFPFWRSALSWGLGGMICPPHALDDKYLRDVKAICQMSRVSSPTPDHNISLSASMPQPTSNHRSQRLFGTAASTSNYQSQRLFGTAPSTSNYQSKRLFGAAALMLLKALNKV, encoded by the exons ATGTGGGCGATGGCTTGGGACTTCATCATCCCACAAGCCTTACTCCACATGATCATTCACAATTCTTTGCGATGTGCCAAAGTTGCATTGGAGGGCCAGGCTCCTGAGCTTGAAGGATTCCGTGCCTATCCCAACTGTGCTACCCAGTATGGGTTCTTCCCTCTGCACGAAGCTGCTGAGATCTTCTCTGTCGACATGACCAAATTGCTCCTTCAGTATGGTGCGTCAGCAAATATACGCACGTCTGGCAGTAGAGTAATTGAGGGCCTCCTCCCGATCAATGTTGCAGTTGAGAACACTTGTATGCATAAGTATCTTGATGACAATCTATTTCCTAATGAGTTGTGTCCAAACTACTGTAAGGCAGATACCAACGATATCTACAAGCTTATTCATCTTCTGTGCCTACCAGAAATG aagATCTTCTTGGATACAACTAGACTGCTGGCTGAAAACACAAATGATCTGATCAGTGAGATCTGCAATTATATAAAGCATGGCAAAATTGTCCACACTGCGGTGTTGCTCCTGGTAGCTCAAGGGCATATCCGAGGTAGTTGCTCCTGCAAGAGAAATGGTAACGTTAAGCCAGATGGGTTTAGTTATATTATCAGATATATCGCTGAGCACAACAATGACATAAAATTAGAGAGGGTTCATAACAAAAAGGAGTACCAGAAGCTGAAGGAGAAGTATATATCATCAACATTGTGGCTTGTTGAAGCAATTTCTGTTGCTGGTCGATCTCTTAGTGAATACATTCAGGGCTATTCAAAG GAGCCTGCACCCCATGAGGAGGTCATTGAGCGTGTTTCATCAATTCTCAAGTTTTATGGGTTTTGTCCTACAGGAGAAGGCATCAGCATTGAAAGCTTAAAGCT ctCCCCCTATAAATTGCCGTTGCCCATTGTCAATGAAACCAAGAAACGTCGTG GGAAAGCAAGTAAAGTAGCTGCAGGGGAGAGAGTG GCTGTGGGAAAGGAACTACCTCGATCATGGGATCTCGTATGCAAAAGGAGAAAATTCTTCCCATTTTGGCGCTCAGCTTTATCTTGGGGGTTGGGTGGGATGATATGTCCACCCCATGCACTAGATGATAAGTATCTCCGTGATGTGAAAGCTATCTGTCAAATGAGCAGAGTATCTTCTCCAACTCCAGACCATAACATTAGCCTTTCGGCAAGCATGCCCCAACCGACAAGCAATCATCGTTCGCAAAGGCTATTTGGCACTGCTGCATCCACAAGCAACTATCAGTCGCAAAGGCTATTTGGCACTGCTCCATCGACAAGCAACTATCAATCAAAAAGGCTATTTGGCGCTGCTGCATTGATGCTTTTGAAAGCGCTAAATAAAGTCTAA
- the LOC102707437 gene encoding uncharacterized protein LOC102707437 isoform X3: MDSVSGEGKHGSSLGVGINSDNTSVKGCMSKPEAAVPDCRADRIIMEDPTALTLNSAFQGVYPRLVPILQRDNVREFLCFCKNNMWAMAWDFIIPQALLHMIIHNSLRCAKVALEGQAPELEGFRAYPNCATQYGFFPLHEAAEIFSVDMTKLLLQYGASANIRTSGSRVIEGLLPINVAVENTCMHKYLDDNLFPNELCPNYCKADTNDIYKLIHLLCLPEMKIFLDTTRLLAENTNDLISEICNYIKHGKIVHTAVLLLVAQGHIRGSCSCKRNGNVKPDGFSYIIRYIAEHNNDIKLERVHNKKEYQKLKEKYISSTLWLVEAISVAGRSLSEYIQGYSKEPAPHEEVIERVSSILKFYGFCPTGEGISIESLKLSPYKLPLPIVNETKKRRGKASKVAAGERVAVGKELPRSWDLVCKRRKFFPFWRSALSWGLGGMICPPHALDDKYLRDVKAICQMSRVSSPTPDHNISLSASMPQPTSNHRSQRLFGTAASTSNYQSQRLFGTAPSTSNYQSKRLFGAAALMLLKALNKV, encoded by the exons ATGGACTCTGTGTCTGGTGAAGGTAAACATGGATCATCTTTGGGTGTTGGCATCAATTCAGACAACACATCAGTCAAAGGA TGCATGAGCAAACCAGAGGCTGCAGTTCCTGACTGCAGGGCAGACCGTATAATCATGGAAGACCCTACAGCTTtg ACGTTGAATTCTGCATTCCAAGGTGTTTATCCACGGTTGGTGCCCATCCTGCAAAGGGACAATGTCCGAGAGTTCCTCTGCTTCTGCAAGAATAATATGTGGGCGATGGCTTGGGACTTCATCATCCCACAAGCCTTACTCCACATGATCATTCACAATTCTTTGCGATGTGCCAAAGTTGCATTGGAGGGCCAGGCTCCTGAGCTTGAAGGATTCCGTGCCTATCCCAACTGTGCTACCCAGTATGGGTTCTTCCCTCTGCACGAAGCTGCTGAGATCTTCTCTGTCGACATGACCAAATTGCTCCTTCAGTATGGTGCGTCAGCAAATATACGCACGTCTGGCAGTAGAGTAATTGAGGGCCTCCTCCCGATCAATGTTGCAGTTGAGAACACTTGTATGCATAAGTATCTTGATGACAATCTATTTCCTAATGAGTTGTGTCCAAACTACTGTAAGGCAGATACCAACGATATCTACAAGCTTATTCATCTTCTGTGCCTACCAGAAATG aagATCTTCTTGGATACAACTAGACTGCTGGCTGAAAACACAAATGATCTGATCAGTGAGATCTGCAATTATATAAAGCATGGCAAAATTGTCCACACTGCGGTGTTGCTCCTGGTAGCTCAAGGGCATATCCGAGGTAGTTGCTCCTGCAAGAGAAATGGTAACGTTAAGCCAGATGGGTTTAGTTATATTATCAGATATATCGCTGAGCACAACAATGACATAAAATTAGAGAGGGTTCATAACAAAAAGGAGTACCAGAAGCTGAAGGAGAAGTATATATCATCAACATTGTGGCTTGTTGAAGCAATTTCTGTTGCTGGTCGATCTCTTAGTGAATACATTCAGGGCTATTCAAAG GAGCCTGCACCCCATGAGGAGGTCATTGAGCGTGTTTCATCAATTCTCAAGTTTTATGGGTTTTGTCCTACAGGAGAAGGCATCAGCATTGAAAGCTTAAAGCT ctCCCCCTATAAATTGCCGTTGCCCATTGTCAATGAAACCAAGAAACGTCGTG GGAAAGCAAGTAAAGTAGCTGCAGGGGAGAGAGTG GCTGTGGGAAAGGAACTACCTCGATCATGGGATCTCGTATGCAAAAGGAGAAAATTCTTCCCATTTTGGCGCTCAGCTTTATCTTGGGGGTTGGGTGGGATGATATGTCCACCCCATGCACTAGATGATAAGTATCTCCGTGATGTGAAAGCTATCTGTCAAATGAGCAGAGTATCTTCTCCAACTCCAGACCATAACATTAGCCTTTCGGCAAGCATGCCCCAACCGACAAGCAATCATCGTTCGCAAAGGCTATTTGGCACTGCTGCATCCACAAGCAACTATCAGTCGCAAAGGCTATTTGGCACTGCTCCATCGACAAGCAACTATCAATCAAAAAGGCTATTTGGCGCTGCTGCATTGATGCTTTTGAAAGCGCTAAATAAAGTCTAA
- the LOC102707437 gene encoding uncharacterized protein LOC102707437 isoform X1, producing MSKPEAAVPDCRADRIIMEDPTALTLNSAFQGVYPRLVPILQRDNVREFLCFCKNNMWAMAWDFIIPQALLHMIIHNSLRCAKVALEGQAPELEGFRAYPNCATQYGFFPLHEAAEIFSVDMTKLLLQYGASANIRTSGSRVIEGLLPINVAVENTCMHKYLDDNLFPNELCPNYCKADTNDIYKLIHLLCLPEMKIFLDTTRLLAENTNDLISEICNYIKHGKIVHTAVLLLVAQGHIRGSCSCKRNGNVKPDGFSYIIRYIAEHNNDIKLERVHNKKEYQKLKEKYISSTLWLVEAISVAGRSLSEYIQGYSKEPAPHEEVIERVSSILKFYGFCPTGEGISIESLKLSPYKLPLPIVNETKKRRGKASKVAAGERVAVGKELPRSWDLVCKRRKFFPFWRSALSWGLGGMICPPHALDDKYLRDVKAICQMSRVSSPTPDHNISLSASMPQPTSNHRSQRLFGTAASTSNYQSQRLFGTAPSTSNYQSKRLFGAAALMLLKALNKV from the exons ATGAGCAAACCAGAGGCTGCAGTTCCTGACTGCAGGGCAGACCGTATAATCATGGAAGACCCTACAGCTTtg ACGTTGAATTCTGCATTCCAAGGTGTTTATCCACGGTTGGTGCCCATCCTGCAAAGGGACAATGTCCGAGAGTTCCTCTGCTTCTGCAAGAATAATATGTGGGCGATGGCTTGGGACTTCATCATCCCACAAGCCTTACTCCACATGATCATTCACAATTCTTTGCGATGTGCCAAAGTTGCATTGGAGGGCCAGGCTCCTGAGCTTGAAGGATTCCGTGCCTATCCCAACTGTGCTACCCAGTATGGGTTCTTCCCTCTGCACGAAGCTGCTGAGATCTTCTCTGTCGACATGACCAAATTGCTCCTTCAGTATGGTGCGTCAGCAAATATACGCACGTCTGGCAGTAGAGTAATTGAGGGCCTCCTCCCGATCAATGTTGCAGTTGAGAACACTTGTATGCATAAGTATCTTGATGACAATCTATTTCCTAATGAGTTGTGTCCAAACTACTGTAAGGCAGATACCAACGATATCTACAAGCTTATTCATCTTCTGTGCCTACCAGAAATG aagATCTTCTTGGATACAACTAGACTGCTGGCTGAAAACACAAATGATCTGATCAGTGAGATCTGCAATTATATAAAGCATGGCAAAATTGTCCACACTGCGGTGTTGCTCCTGGTAGCTCAAGGGCATATCCGAGGTAGTTGCTCCTGCAAGAGAAATGGTAACGTTAAGCCAGATGGGTTTAGTTATATTATCAGATATATCGCTGAGCACAACAATGACATAAAATTAGAGAGGGTTCATAACAAAAAGGAGTACCAGAAGCTGAAGGAGAAGTATATATCATCAACATTGTGGCTTGTTGAAGCAATTTCTGTTGCTGGTCGATCTCTTAGTGAATACATTCAGGGCTATTCAAAG GAGCCTGCACCCCATGAGGAGGTCATTGAGCGTGTTTCATCAATTCTCAAGTTTTATGGGTTTTGTCCTACAGGAGAAGGCATCAGCATTGAAAGCTTAAAGCT ctCCCCCTATAAATTGCCGTTGCCCATTGTCAATGAAACCAAGAAACGTCGTG GGAAAGCAAGTAAAGTAGCTGCAGGGGAGAGAGTG GCTGTGGGAAAGGAACTACCTCGATCATGGGATCTCGTATGCAAAAGGAGAAAATTCTTCCCATTTTGGCGCTCAGCTTTATCTTGGGGGTTGGGTGGGATGATATGTCCACCCCATGCACTAGATGATAAGTATCTCCGTGATGTGAAAGCTATCTGTCAAATGAGCAGAGTATCTTCTCCAACTCCAGACCATAACATTAGCCTTTCGGCAAGCATGCCCCAACCGACAAGCAATCATCGTTCGCAAAGGCTATTTGGCACTGCTGCATCCACAAGCAACTATCAGTCGCAAAGGCTATTTGGCACTGCTCCATCGACAAGCAACTATCAATCAAAAAGGCTATTTGGCGCTGCTGCATTGATGCTTTTGAAAGCGCTAAATAAAGTCTAA
- the LOC102707437 gene encoding uncharacterized protein LOC102707437 isoform X4, translating into MDSVSGEGKHGSSLGVGINSDNTSVKGCMSKPEAAVPDCRADRIIMEDPTALTLNSAFQGVYPRLVPILQRDNVREFLCFCKNNMWAMAWDFIIPQALLHMIIHNSLRCAKVALEGQAPELEGFRAYPNCATQYGFFPLHEAAEIFSVDMTKLLLQYGASANIRTSGSRVIEGLLPINVAVENTCMHKYLDDNLFPNELCPNYCKADTNDIYKLIHLLCLPEMIFLDTTRLLAENTNDLISEICNYIKHGKIVHTAVLLLVAQGHIRGSCSCKRNGNVKPDGFSYIIRYIAEHNNDIKLERVHNKKEYQKLKEKYISSTLWLVEAISVAGRSLSEYIQGYSKEPAPHEEVIERVSSILKFYGFCPTGEGISIESLKLSPYKLPLPIVNETKKRRGKASKVAAGERVAVGKELPRSWDLVCKRRKFFPFWRSALSWGLGGMICPPHALDDKYLRDVKAICQMSRVSSPTPDHNISLSASMPQPTSNHRSQRLFGTAASTSNYQSQRLFGTAPSTSNYQSKRLFGAAALMLLKALNKV; encoded by the exons ATGGACTCTGTGTCTGGTGAAGGTAAACATGGATCATCTTTGGGTGTTGGCATCAATTCAGACAACACATCAGTCAAAGGA TGCATGAGCAAACCAGAGGCTGCAGTTCCTGACTGCAGGGCAGACCGTATAATCATGGAAGACCCTACAGCTTtg ACGTTGAATTCTGCATTCCAAGGTGTTTATCCACGGTTGGTGCCCATCCTGCAAAGGGACAATGTCCGAGAGTTCCTCTGCTTCTGCAAGAATAATATGTGGGCGATGGCTTGGGACTTCATCATCCCACAAGCCTTACTCCACATGATCATTCACAATTCTTTGCGATGTGCCAAAGTTGCATTGGAGGGCCAGGCTCCTGAGCTTGAAGGATTCCGTGCCTATCCCAACTGTGCTACCCAGTATGGGTTCTTCCCTCTGCACGAAGCTGCTGAGATCTTCTCTGTCGACATGACCAAATTGCTCCTTCAGTATGGTGCGTCAGCAAATATACGCACGTCTGGCAGTAGAGTAATTGAGGGCCTCCTCCCGATCAATGTTGCAGTTGAGAACACTTGTATGCATAAGTATCTTGATGACAATCTATTTCCTAATGAGTTGTGTCCAAACTACTGTAAGGCAGATACCAACGATATCTACAAGCTTATTCATCTTCTGTGCCTACCAGAAATG ATCTTCTTGGATACAACTAGACTGCTGGCTGAAAACACAAATGATCTGATCAGTGAGATCTGCAATTATATAAAGCATGGCAAAATTGTCCACACTGCGGTGTTGCTCCTGGTAGCTCAAGGGCATATCCGAGGTAGTTGCTCCTGCAAGAGAAATGGTAACGTTAAGCCAGATGGGTTTAGTTATATTATCAGATATATCGCTGAGCACAACAATGACATAAAATTAGAGAGGGTTCATAACAAAAAGGAGTACCAGAAGCTGAAGGAGAAGTATATATCATCAACATTGTGGCTTGTTGAAGCAATTTCTGTTGCTGGTCGATCTCTTAGTGAATACATTCAGGGCTATTCAAAG GAGCCTGCACCCCATGAGGAGGTCATTGAGCGTGTTTCATCAATTCTCAAGTTTTATGGGTTTTGTCCTACAGGAGAAGGCATCAGCATTGAAAGCTTAAAGCT ctCCCCCTATAAATTGCCGTTGCCCATTGTCAATGAAACCAAGAAACGTCGTG GGAAAGCAAGTAAAGTAGCTGCAGGGGAGAGAGTG GCTGTGGGAAAGGAACTACCTCGATCATGGGATCTCGTATGCAAAAGGAGAAAATTCTTCCCATTTTGGCGCTCAGCTTTATCTTGGGGGTTGGGTGGGATGATATGTCCACCCCATGCACTAGATGATAAGTATCTCCGTGATGTGAAAGCTATCTGTCAAATGAGCAGAGTATCTTCTCCAACTCCAGACCATAACATTAGCCTTTCGGCAAGCATGCCCCAACCGACAAGCAATCATCGTTCGCAAAGGCTATTTGGCACTGCTGCATCCACAAGCAACTATCAGTCGCAAAGGCTATTTGGCACTGCTCCATCGACAAGCAACTATCAATCAAAAAGGCTATTTGGCGCTGCTGCATTGATGCTTTTGAAAGCGCTAAATAAAGTCTAA